A window of Burkholderiales bacterium genomic DNA:
CGGTGGACCGGGCACGGAGGACCGCGCCCCCAGTCCGGGATTAGAAGCGCACCCGTGAGCGAGCACTTCCGGGGAGAGTTTGCCGCCCCGAGGTTCCCCTCCCCGCGGTCAAGGCTAGCGCTCCGAGTGGCCCAGGTCTTTGCCGGGAGCCACCCGATCCCGCAGCCGCTGCTTGAGTTCCTTCGCTTCCGGAAAACGGCCTTCGTCCTTGCGGGACCATAGCAGCTCTGCGTCCACGCGCACTTCGAAAATGCCCCCGCTTCCGGGGATCAGGGCCACCTCGCCCAATTCCGACTCGAAGGTGGTAAGAAGCTCCTGGGCAAGCCACGCCGCTCGCAGGAGCCAGCGGCACTGGGTGCAGTAGCGGATTTCAACCCGAGGTTTTGCCTTCATCACGGCAAGCCTGCGACGTCCGTGGATTCCCGGGCCGGCCCTAGCCCGACCGAATTATAATGGCGCCTGGGGCGGGGCTTGCACGAGCCTCGGTACCCCCGAAGCCTGTTTTATCGAGCCGACGCCTATGCGCCAATACCTCGACCTGATGCGGCACGTCCTGGAGCACGGAGTGCGCAAGCCGGACCGCACCGGTACCGGCACCCTGTCCATCTTCGGCCACCAGATGCGTTTCGACCTGAGCCGGGGCTTCCCCCTGGTCACCACCAAAAGGGTTCACTTGAAGTCGGTGATCCACGAGCTGCTGTGGTTCCTCAAGGGAGACACCAACGTCCGCTACCTTCAGGAGCGGGGGGTGACCATCTGGGACGAATGGGCGGACGAGAACGGCGACTTGGGCCCCATCTACGGCTACCAGTGGCGCTCCTGGCCGGCCCCCGACGGCCGGCACATCGATCAGGTGAGCCGGGTGGTGAGAGAAATCAAGGAAAACCCCCACTCGCGCCGGCTCATCGTCTCCGCCTGGAACGTGGCGGAGCTGGACAAGATGGCCCTCACCCCGTGCCACGCCCTGTTCCAGTTCTACGTGGCCGAAGGCCGCCTTTCCTGCCAGCTTTACCAGAGAAGCTGCGACGTGTTTCTGGGGCTGCCGTTCAACATCGCCAGCTATTCCCTCCTCACCCACATGGTGGCCCAGCAGTGCGACCTGGCGGTGGGGGAATTCGTCTGGACCGGAGGCGACGTGCACCTCTACCTCAACCACCTGGAGCAGGCGCGCACCCAGCTCGCCCGGGAGCCCTATCCCCTGCCGCGGCTGCGGATCCTGCGCAAGCCGCCGTCCATCTTCGATTACGCCTTCGAGGACTTCGAGTTCGTGAACTACCGCCACCATCCGGCCATCCCGGCGCCCATCGCCGTATGACGGGCCCCCGCATCGCCCTGGTGGTCGCCATGGCCCGCAACGGGGTCATCGGCGCCGGCAACGCCCTGCCCTGGCGCCTGCCGGAGGACCTCAAGCATTTCAAGGCCCTCACCATGGGCCACTGCGTGGTGATGGGGCGCAAGACCTTCGACTCCATCGGCAAGCTCTTGCCCGGGCGGCAGAACGTGATCGTCACGCGCCGGGCGGATTACGCGGTTTCCGGCGCCCGGGTGGTCCATTCGGTGGAAGAGGCGCTCGAAGCCTGCGAGCGCCAGGACGAGATCTTCGTGATCGGCGGCGCCGAGCTGTTCCGGGACCTCATCGACCGGGCCGACCGGATGTACGTCACCGAGCTCATGCAGGACTTCGAGGGGGACGTGTACTTTCCCGCGTACGACCGCAGCGCCTGGCGGGAGGTGAGCCGCGAGCGGCGCCGGGCCGGGGACCTGGAATACCATTTCGTGGTGTACGAGCGAGCGCGCTGATCGCGCCCTCGCTCACAGCACGATGACTTCCGGCAGGGGAAAGCCGTTGAACGTGCTGGCGTAGGCGGTGGTGTAGGCGCCCGCGTTGGGGATGTAGATGAAATCCCCCTCCTGCATGTCTTCGGGGAGCATCTCCTCCTGCAGGACGATATCCACCGAATCGCAGGTGGGACCCGCCACGCACCACGGCACCATCGGGCCGGTGCGGTCGGTGAGGATCTGGTAGCGCAGGCCCTCGGAGGTCTCGATCATCCCGCCGAACAGGCCCGCGTCCCAGTACATCCAGCGGCGGCCGGCGCGGGTGGCGGTGCCCACCACCCGGCAGACGAAATACGCGGCGTCGGACACCAGGTAGCGTCCGGGCTCGGCCACCACTTCCACGTCCGCCGGGAACGCTTCGAGCGCCTCGTTGACCACCTCGCCGATCACCTCGATGGAAGGAATGGGCTTGACGTAGCGCACCGGGAAGCCGCCGCCGATGTTGAGCATGCGCGGCCGCATGCCGACCGCGAGGAGCTGGTCGAACACCGCCCGGGAGCGCTCGATGGCCACGCGCCAGTTCTGCGGGTTGCGGCACTGGGAGCCCACGTGGAAGGTAACCCCCGCCACGTCGGCTTTGAGCCGGGCGGCGGCGGCCACGATCTCGGGCACGTCCACCAGGTGAGCGCCGAACTTGCCGGCGAGGGGCCAGTCGGCCCCGATGTTGGGGGTGTCGATGCGCAAATAGAGCTTGGCGTCCGGCTTGATGGCCACCACCTTGGCCACTTCCTCCGCGCTGTCCACCACAAACCACTCCACGCCCTTGCCCGCCGCGTACTCGATGTAGGCGCGGGACTTCATGGGATTGCTGTAGAGCACTTCCCGCGCCGCCACCCCGAGGCCGAGCAGGAGGTCGAGCTCGGCGACCGAGGCGATCTCGAACCCGGTCCCCTCGTCCTTGAGCACCTGGACCACCCGCGGGTCCGGGTTGGCCTTGACCGCGTAGTAGGGCTTCACCCGCGGCATCGCCTGGGCGAAACGGCGGGTCTTGAGCCGAATGATCTCGGGATCGATCAGGAGGAACGGCTTTTCGTAGCCGCGCTCCAGGGCTTTCTTGATGTGCCGGAAGTCGAGGCTGACTTCCGGGTGGGTGTCGAAGATGGATTCGCTGGCTTGGACGGCGGCGCGGGGCATCAATGTCTCCTCAAGGCACCTAGGTTACCGGCGTATGGATATTTACCAGGTCGACGGTGAGGGGAACGCTCCTCTTGCCTGTCATGCTGACCTCCTTGGCGCGCTTGAATTTTCAAGGGCTTGGATCCAAAAAATGCGCATTATAAAAAGCGGGGCCGCGGAATCAAGTGTAATTTGCGCCAGCAGGCCTGCGTCTAAAAAAAGGCGCCATCTCAATCCGTTAGCTGCCGGAATCGACCGAACGTCCTCTACTCAGATCTTGGGCGGCGTGACGCCTTTCTGCCCCTGGTATTTGCCGCCCCGGTCCTTGTAGGAGATGTCGCACTCCTCGTCCGCCTCGAAGAACACCACCTGGGCGACCCCTTCGTTGGCGTAGATCTTGGCCGGCAGCGGCGTGGTGTTGGAAAACTCCAGCGTCACGTAACCCTCCCATTCCGGCTCGAACGGAGTCACGTTGACGATGATGCCGCAGCGGGCGTAGGTCGACTTGCCGAGGCAAATGGTAAGCACGTTGCGCGGGATGCGGAAGTACTCCACCGTGCGCGCCAGGGCGAAGGAGTTGGGCGGAATGATGCACACCTCGCCCTTGAAATCGACGAAGGACTTGGAATCGAAGTTCTTCGGGTCGACGATGGTGGTGTTGATGTTGGTGAAGATCTTGAATTCGTCCGAGCAGCGGATGTCGTAGCCGTAGCTGGAGGTACCGTAGGAGACCACCTTGCGCCCGTCCACTTCCTTGATCTGGTTGGGCTCGAACGGCTCGATCATGCCGTGTTCGAGCGCCATGCGGCGGATCCACTTGTCGGACTTGATGCTCATGGGCTGTCCTCAACCACAGAGACACGAGACACAGGGCAAAAAGAAATTCTCAACGCGAAGGGCGCAAAGGGAGCGAAAGAAAAAACTTTATAAAAGGAAAAAAGCCGTCTTTTCCTTTGCGCTCTCTACGCCCTTTGCGTTTTAAAAATCGTTTTCTCTCTGTGTCCCCGTGCCTCTGCGGTGAATTTACGTGTTCTGGATCACGATCTTGGGGAACGCCGCGGAATGGTCCTGGGCGAGCTCGGCGATCTTGACCGCGACGCGGCGCGCGATCGCCCTGTAGATCTCGGCGATGCGTCCCTCGGGGTCGGCCACCACCGATGGCTTGCCGGAATCGGCCTGCTCGCGGATGCGGATGTCCAAGGGCAGCGCCCCCAGGAGCTCGACCCCGTAGTCCTGGCACATGCGCTGGGCTCCGCCCTCGCCGAAGATGGGCTCCTCGTGTCCGCACTTGGAACAGATGTGGATGCTCATGTTCTCCACCACGCCCAGGATCGGGATGCCCACCTTCTCGAACATCTTGAGCCCCTTGCGCGCGTCGATCAGGGCGATGTCCTGGGGCGTGGTGACGATGACGGCGCCGGTCACGGGCACCCGCTGGGCCA
This region includes:
- the thyA gene encoding thymidylate synthase, whose protein sequence is MRQYLDLMRHVLEHGVRKPDRTGTGTLSIFGHQMRFDLSRGFPLVTTKRVHLKSVIHELLWFLKGDTNVRYLQERGVTIWDEWADENGDLGPIYGYQWRSWPAPDGRHIDQVSRVVREIKENPHSRRLIVSAWNVAELDKMALTPCHALFQFYVAEGRLSCQLYQRSCDVFLGLPFNIASYSLLTHMVAQQCDLAVGEFVWTGGDVHLYLNHLEQARTQLAREPYPLPRLRILRKPPSIFDYAFEDFEFVNYRHHPAIPAPIAV
- a CDS encoding dihydrofolate reductase; this encodes MTGPRIALVVAMARNGVIGAGNALPWRLPEDLKHFKALTMGHCVVMGRKTFDSIGKLLPGRQNVIVTRRADYAVSGARVVHSVEEALEACERQDEIFVIGGAELFRDLIDRADRMYVTELMQDFEGDVYFPAYDRSAWREVSRERRRAGDLEYHFVVYERAR
- a CDS encoding ornithine decarboxylase, whose product is MPRAAVQASESIFDTHPEVSLDFRHIKKALERGYEKPFLLIDPEIIRLKTRRFAQAMPRVKPYYAVKANPDPRVVQVLKDEGTGFEIASVAELDLLLGLGVAAREVLYSNPMKSRAYIEYAAGKGVEWFVVDSAEEVAKVVAIKPDAKLYLRIDTPNIGADWPLAGKFGAHLVDVPEIVAAAARLKADVAGVTFHVGSQCRNPQNWRVAIERSRAVFDQLLAVGMRPRMLNIGGGFPVRYVKPIPSIEVIGEVVNEALEAFPADVEVVAEPGRYLVSDAAYFVCRVVGTATRAGRRWMYWDAGLFGGMIETSEGLRYQILTDRTGPMVPWCVAGPTCDSVDIVLQEEMLPEDMQEGDFIYIPNAGAYTTAYASTFNGFPLPEVIVL
- the dcd gene encoding dCTP deaminase, encoding MSIKSDKWIRRMALEHGMIEPFEPNQIKEVDGRKVVSYGTSSYGYDIRCSDEFKIFTNINTTIVDPKNFDSKSFVDFKGEVCIIPPNSFALARTVEYFRIPRNVLTICLGKSTYARCGIIVNVTPFEPEWEGYVTLEFSNTTPLPAKIYANEGVAQVVFFEADEECDISYKDRGGKYQGQKGVTPPKI